A single region of the Betta splendens chromosome 12, fBetSpl5.4, whole genome shotgun sequence genome encodes:
- the pus1 gene encoding tRNA pseudouridine synthase A isoform X1: protein MFKVRPFVSALFNHRATLERNGLYKLFSMMSDGAKDEPATKLPKRPNEENEDESVQTTKRIKVDVEHTEDEKKYPKKKVVLLMAYSGKGYYGMQRNTGTSQFRTIEDELVTALIKSGCIPENHGDDMKKMSFQRCARTDKGVSAAGQVVSLKLRLIEDIVERINEHLPPQIKVLGFKRVTQGFNSKNNCDARTYSYMLPTVAFSPKDYDTSNIAAFRLEPESLQRANRLFSLYKGTHNFHNFTSQKAPNDPSARRYITEMSCGEPFIRSDTEFAVITVRGQSFMMHQIRKMIGLVIAVVKGYAKEEVMERSWGQDKVDIPKAPGLGLVLERVHFDRYNKRFGGDGLHERLEWDHKAEAIMAFKEDHIYPTIVETECQEGSMVSWMSTLPIHDFDATASITQESKDLKQDKEDESD from the exons ATGTTTAAAGTCCGTCCGTTTGTGAGTGCCTTATTTAACCACAGAGCGACTTTGGAGAGAAACG GTCTTTATAAGCTATTTTCCATGATGAGTGATGGAGCCAAAGATGAGCCAGCAACCAAGCTTCCGAAAAGACCTAATGAGGAAAATGAAGATGAGAGCGTGCAGACCacaaaaagaataaaagtgGATGTGGAACACACTGAAGATGAGAAGAAATACCCTAAAAAGAAGGTGGTCCTCCTTATGGCCTACTCTGGAAAAGGCTACTATGGCATGCAG aGAAATACTGGAACATCTCAGTTTAGAACCATTGAAGATGAGCTGGTTACTGCGCTCATAAAATCTGGCTGCATTCCTGAAAACCATGGTGATGACATGAAGAAGATGTCTTTCCAAAGATGTGCCAGAACAGATAAG gGTGTGTCTGCAGCGGGCCAAGTGGTGTCTCTAAAATTACGTTTGATTGAAGACATTGTTGAAAGAATCAATGAGCATCTGCCGCCACAGATCAAAGTGCTTG GATTCAAACGGGTTACCCAGGGTTTCAATTCCAAAAACAACTGTGATGCACGCACATACTCCTATATGCTTCCAACAGTGGCCTTTTCCCCAAAAGACTATGATACAAGCAATATAGCAGCCTTTCGCTTGGAACCAGAGTCACTTCAGAGGGCAAACCGCCTGTTTTCTCTTTACAAAGGTACCCATAACTTCCATAACTTTACCTCTCAGAAGGCTCCAAATGACCCCAGTGCTCGTCGCTACATCACCGAGATGTCATGTGGAGAGCCGTTTATCCGCAGCGATACCGAGTTTGCTGTGATCACAGTGCGAGGCCAGAGTTTTATGATGCACCAGATTCGCAAGATGATCGGCCTCGTGATTGCAGTGGTCAAAGGTTATGcgaaggaggaggtgatggagcggAGCTGGGGACAGGACAAGGTGGATATTCCCAAAGCTCCGGGACTTGGGCTGGTCCTAGAAAGGGTTCACTTTGACCGATACAACAAGCGTTTCGGGGGTGATGGGCTGCATGAGCGCCTGGAGTGGGACCATAAAGCAGAGGCCATCATGGCCTTTAAGGAGGATCACATTTACCCAACCATAGTTGAGACAGAATGTCAGGAAGGCTCAATGGTCAGCTGGATGTCCACACTTCCTATCCATGACTTTGACGCCACAGCTTCTATTACACAAGAGAGTAAAGACCTGAAACAG GACAAAGAAGATGAATCCGATTAG
- the pus1 gene encoding tRNA pseudouridine synthase A isoform X2 has product MMSDGAKDEPATKLPKRPNEENEDESVQTTKRIKVDVEHTEDEKKYPKKKVVLLMAYSGKGYYGMQRNTGTSQFRTIEDELVTALIKSGCIPENHGDDMKKMSFQRCARTDKGVSAAGQVVSLKLRLIEDIVERINEHLPPQIKVLGFKRVTQGFNSKNNCDARTYSYMLPTVAFSPKDYDTSNIAAFRLEPESLQRANRLFSLYKGTHNFHNFTSQKAPNDPSARRYITEMSCGEPFIRSDTEFAVITVRGQSFMMHQIRKMIGLVIAVVKGYAKEEVMERSWGQDKVDIPKAPGLGLVLERVHFDRYNKRFGGDGLHERLEWDHKAEAIMAFKEDHIYPTIVETECQEGSMVSWMSTLPIHDFDATASITQESKDLKQDKEDESD; this is encoded by the exons ATGATGAGTGATGGAGCCAAAGATGAGCCAGCAACCAAGCTTCCGAAAAGACCTAATGAGGAAAATGAAGATGAGAGCGTGCAGACCacaaaaagaataaaagtgGATGTGGAACACACTGAAGATGAGAAGAAATACCCTAAAAAGAAGGTGGTCCTCCTTATGGCCTACTCTGGAAAAGGCTACTATGGCATGCAG aGAAATACTGGAACATCTCAGTTTAGAACCATTGAAGATGAGCTGGTTACTGCGCTCATAAAATCTGGCTGCATTCCTGAAAACCATGGTGATGACATGAAGAAGATGTCTTTCCAAAGATGTGCCAGAACAGATAAG gGTGTGTCTGCAGCGGGCCAAGTGGTGTCTCTAAAATTACGTTTGATTGAAGACATTGTTGAAAGAATCAATGAGCATCTGCCGCCACAGATCAAAGTGCTTG GATTCAAACGGGTTACCCAGGGTTTCAATTCCAAAAACAACTGTGATGCACGCACATACTCCTATATGCTTCCAACAGTGGCCTTTTCCCCAAAAGACTATGATACAAGCAATATAGCAGCCTTTCGCTTGGAACCAGAGTCACTTCAGAGGGCAAACCGCCTGTTTTCTCTTTACAAAGGTACCCATAACTTCCATAACTTTACCTCTCAGAAGGCTCCAAATGACCCCAGTGCTCGTCGCTACATCACCGAGATGTCATGTGGAGAGCCGTTTATCCGCAGCGATACCGAGTTTGCTGTGATCACAGTGCGAGGCCAGAGTTTTATGATGCACCAGATTCGCAAGATGATCGGCCTCGTGATTGCAGTGGTCAAAGGTTATGcgaaggaggaggtgatggagcggAGCTGGGGACAGGACAAGGTGGATATTCCCAAAGCTCCGGGACTTGGGCTGGTCCTAGAAAGGGTTCACTTTGACCGATACAACAAGCGTTTCGGGGGTGATGGGCTGCATGAGCGCCTGGAGTGGGACCATAAAGCAGAGGCCATCATGGCCTTTAAGGAGGATCACATTTACCCAACCATAGTTGAGACAGAATGTCAGGAAGGCTCAATGGTCAGCTGGATGTCCACACTTCCTATCCATGACTTTGACGCCACAGCTTCTATTACACAAGAGAGTAAAGACCTGAAACAG GACAAAGAAGATGAATCCGATTAG
- the noc4l gene encoding nucleolar complex protein 4 homolog: protein MAPAKRRNVSSAKAAKQRIKTAKIDLNDRVELILQSRKHANDVFDVLEGLQSEQEKDVVNAIDASSKLFCTLVERTELFRGKLPEEEEALKGGYSAEEKYSIFMRHRYHSCVEMLLEHLSSEAYGVRESALCSLMKFAAAVGQHPLEDLDWSEHYSFPRELIQTVVDRLLCKTTDNSLLISRFQEFLELEDVRYYVMSSVRASVATVMEKNKGAEMSLYQNNVFSLMSNISMPSKESDLSNFMVKQAAKHEDWKAAKLHEHKRAFERMWLGFLKYKLPSKMYKSVLVVLHDSILPHMSQPTLMIDFLTAAYEIGGAVSLLALNGLFILIHQHNLDYPDFYKKLYNLLEPSIFHVKYRARFFHLADIFLSSSHLPVYLVAAFAKRLARLALTAPPTALLIVLPFIYNLIRRHPSCRVLIHKPSTEDESLEDPYVMDEEDPAQCHALDSSLWEIMTLQKHYHPDVAKAAMLIRRPLSVQEDDIGEVLETTTYELMERDLKIQTKNIPLEFETAVQLLQGGGDALGQNFCLE from the exons ATGGCGCCGGCCAAAAGACGCAACGTGAGTTCGGCAAAAGCTGCAAAACAACGTATAAAAACAGCTAAAATTGACCTAAACGACAGAGTCGAGCTTATACTTCAAAGCAGAAAACACGCCAACGACGTTTTTGACGTCCTCGAGGGCCTTCAG TCGGAACAAGAGAAGGATGTTGTCAATGCTATCGATGCCTCCAGCAAGTTGTTCTGCACCTTGGTGGAGAGAACGGAGCTGTTCAGGGGGAAGCTGcccgaagaggaggaggcgttGAAGG GAGGATACAGCGCTGAGGAAAAGTACAGCATCTTCATGAGACACCGGTACCACAGCTGCGTGGAGATGCTCCTGGAGCACCTCAGCAGCGAAGCTTACGGCGTCAGG GAGAGTGCTTTATGCAGCCTGATGAagtttgcagcagcagtaggaCAGCATCCGCTTGAGGACTTGGACTGGAGTGAACATTACAGCTTCCCAAGAGAACTCATACAG ACAGTGGTGGACAGGCTGTTGTGCAAAACTACAGACAACTCCCTGCTGATCTCGAGGTTCCAAGAGTTCCTTGAGCTGGAGGATGTCCGCTATTATGTCATGAGTTCTGTTCGTGCGAGTGTGGCCACTGtcatggaaaaaaacaaaggg GCAGAGATGTCTTTGTATCAGAACAACGTGTTCAGTCTTATGTCCAATATCAGCATGCCAAGTAAGGAGTCTGACCTCAGCAACTTTATGGTTAAACAAGCAG ccaaACATGAGGACTGGAAAGCTGCTAAACTGCAT GAACACAAGCGTGCTTTTGAGAGGATGTGGCTTGGTTTTCTCAAGTATAAG CTGCCAAGCAAAATGTACAAAAGTGTCCTGGTGGTCCTCCATGACTCCATTTTGCCTCACATGAGTCAACCCACACTTATGATCGACTTCCTGACTGCTGCTTATGAAATTG GTGGGGCAGTTAGCCTGCTGGCCCTCAATGGCCTTTTCATCCTCATACATCAACACAACCT aGATTACCCTGATTTCTACAAGAAGTTGTATAATCTTCTCGAGCCCTCCATTTTCCATGTGAAGTACAGGGCACGCTTTTTCCACCTAGCTGACATCTTCCTCAGCTCCAG CCACTTACCAGTGTACCTGGTGGCTGCATTTGCCAAACGCCTGGCTCGCTTGGCTCTCACCGCACCACCTACTGCGCTCCTCATTGTGCTGCCCTTCATCTACAACCTGATCCGTCGCCACCCGTCCTGCAGAGTCCTCATTCACAAGCCCAGCACAGAGGACG AGTCTTTGGAAGACCCATATGTCATGGATGAAGAGGATCCTGCTCAGTGTCATGCATTAGACAGCAGCTTGTGGGAGATCATG ACATTACAGAAGCACTACCATCCAGATGTGGCCAAAGCTGCTATGTTGATTAGGAGACCCCTGTCAGTACAAGAAGATGACATCGGTGAGGTGCTAGAGACAACAACATATGAG CTGATGGAGAGGGACCTGAAGATCCAGACCAAGAACATCCCTCTGGAGTTTGAAACTGCCGTACAGTTACTGCAGGGAGGGGGTGACGCATTgggacagaacttctgtctggAATAA